The following are encoded together in the bacterium genome:
- a CDS encoding methyltransferase domain-containing protein — MQTRAGKGYVHGYEVREADRLRDQARTLAELLHADTRFPPGSAVLEAGCGVGAQTEALAAGSPGAYFVCFDRRGESLAQARRAAAGRIDASFLQGDIVNMPFAPGSFDHVFLCFVLEHLAEPAQALKKLRETLRPGGTITAIEGDHGSSLYHPRSAAAWATIQCLIDLQTRAGGDPLIGRRLFPLLRQAGFDPVAVSPRQVYADAGRPETVEGFTRRTFIAMVEGVREPALAAGLIDARRWEEGIEDLRRTAGPGGTFAYTFFKAVGRNPGPGGGEP; from the coding sequence ATGCAGACGCGGGCCGGGAAAGGATACGTTCACGGTTACGAGGTCCGGGAGGCCGACCGCCTCCGCGACCAGGCGCGGACCTTGGCCGAACTCCTGCACGCGGATACCCGCTTCCCCCCGGGGTCGGCGGTTCTGGAAGCCGGCTGCGGGGTCGGGGCCCAGACCGAGGCCCTGGCGGCCGGCAGCCCGGGAGCGTATTTCGTCTGTTTCGACCGGCGGGGGGAGTCGTTGGCCCAGGCCCGCCGGGCCGCCGCCGGCCGGATCGACGCTTCCTTCCTCCAGGGCGATATCGTGAACATGCCCTTCGCCCCCGGCAGCTTCGACCACGTTTTTCTCTGCTTCGTCCTCGAACACCTGGCCGAACCGGCGCAGGCGTTGAAAAAACTGCGGGAAACGCTGCGGCCGGGGGGGACGATCACCGCGATCGAGGGCGACCACGGTTCCAGCCTCTACCACCCGCGCTCGGCGGCGGCCTGGGCGACGATCCAATGCCTGATCGACCTCCAGACCCGCGCGGGCGGGGACCCCTTGATCGGGCGCCGTCTCTTCCCGCTCCTGCGCCAAGCCGGTTTCGACCCGGTCGCGGTCTCTCCCCGCCAGGTCTACGCCGACGCCGGGCGCCCGGAGACGGTGGAAGGGTTCACCCGGCGCACCTTTATCGCCATGGTCGAGGGGGTGCGGGAACCGGCCCTGGCGGCGGGCCTGATCGACGCCCGGCGCTGGGAGGAAGGGATCGAGGACCTGCGCCGCACCGCCGGGCCCGGGGGGACGTTCGCCTATACCTTTTTCAAGGCGGTCGGCCG